The genomic interval CTACAACTGGTACCAGATCTTGACGGGGCAGATCGAGGTCGGGTCGCTCGTCTCCAGTGCGGGGCTGCAGACGTTGCTGATCAACGAAGGGCAGATCATCGCCCTCCTCACGACGCTCCTGATCTTCGCGATCGTCGTCTACGCGGAGTCGGTCCGCGTCGAGATCCCGCTGAGCCACGCCCGGGTCAAGGGGGCTCGCGGTCGCTTCCCCGTGAAGCTCATCTACGCGAGCGTCCTGCCGATGATCCTCGTTCGAGCAGTGCAAGCGAACGTCCAGTTCATGGGGCAGATTCTCAATAGCCAGTGGGGCAGCATGCCCGGCTGGCTCGGCACCTACTCGGCTCAGGGCCAGCCCACCGGCGGGTTCTTCTACTACGTGGCCCCGATCTACTCGCCCGACGACTGGCTGTGGATCACCGCGAACATCTCCCAGGAGTGGTGGCAAGTGCTGATCCGCGTCGGCATCGACCTCACCTTCATGGTGGTCGGCGGCGCGGTGTTCGCGATCTTCTGGGTCGAGACCACCGACATGGGTCCCGAATCGACGGCGAAGCAGATCCAGAACTCCGGGATGCAGATCCCCGGGTTCCGACAGAACGTCGGCGTCATCGAGAAGGTCATGGAGCGGTACATTCCACAGGTGACCGTCATCGGCGGCGCACTTGTCGGCCTGCTGGCCGTCTGGGCCAACATGCTCGGCACTATCGGACAGGTCTCTGGAACGGGCCTGCTGCTCGCGGTCTCCATTACGTACAAGCTGTACGAGGAGATCGCCGAGGAGCAGCTCATGGAGATGCACCCGATGATGCGCCAGATGTTCGGCAACGAGTAGCGAATCGCTGCACTCGTCGCCGCTTTCCGTTATTTTCGACGCTTCTGACGCGGCTGTCTCGTTCTCAGTGAACCCGTGACGGATAGTCAGGTGACCCGCGGACGGCTCCGGAGCGCTCCCGTCACGTGTTCGACGGCTAGCCCGCCGTTCCGTGTTCGAAACCCTCATCCACACGTTCGCTCTCTTCGAGGGTGTATGGTCACCGTCGACCGTGGCCGCCTGTTCGGGGTCTGGCGACGAACCGTCTCGCTGTCGTGGCCGATCAGCGTCCAGCAGTCGTTGACGACGCTGATGCGGACGGTCGACATCGTGGTTGCGGGCCTGTTCGC from Natrinema salaciae carries:
- the secY gene encoding preprotein translocase subunit SecY, yielding MGWKEAAEPVLTRMPAVRRPEGHVPFKRKLMWTAGILMLYFFLTNVTLLGYQTGGSGDFFGEFRAILAGAHGSVLQVGIGPIVTASIVLQLLGGANLLGLDTDDPRDQVLYQGLQKLLVVVMVVLTGLPMVFAGGFLPAQQQLQLGGFALDQSQVQLLMFAQILVGGILILYMDEVVSKWGVGSGIGLFIIAGVSQRLVTGLIQPAPGGFFYNWYQILTGQIEVGSLVSSAGLQTLLINEGQIIALLTTLLIFAIVVYAESVRVEIPLSHARVKGARGRFPVKLIYASVLPMILVRAVQANVQFMGQILNSQWGSMPGWLGTYSAQGQPTGGFFYYVAPIYSPDDWLWITANISQEWWQVLIRVGIDLTFMVVGGAVFAIFWVETTDMGPESTAKQIQNSGMQIPGFRQNVGVIEKVMERYIPQVTVIGGALVGLLAVWANMLGTIGQVSGTGLLLAVSITYKLYEEIAEEQLMEMHPMMRQMFGNE